Proteins encoded within one genomic window of Flavobacterium oreochromis:
- a CDS encoding TonB-dependent receptor domain-containing protein, giving the protein MQQLKQIIFLLFIIGNSIVTNAQFVITGKLMKENNQPITMAEVILLTSENKAIISQLINEQGDFKLISEKGNYTIQIKQLETILIEKSIKLDQDINLGILYPEITKKLNEVSIITPKKIIERKVDRVVFNVQNSTRAASGDALEALKVTPGIQVQNDGITMIGKSRMGLMIDGRLMQLSGDDLTNYLKTISADNIKSIEVITTPPAKYSAEGNSGLVNIILKKTKNDNWNASIKTNFRQSSFTTGGLGTTFTYKKNKNSFVISTLYSNGSYKGIENSTIYYPNQQWQNRGEGKYYTNVWSNRLGYDYQINKKWSIGIQYIGNVNKPNIDDSSKVTLTDNITQQYTGNISSKGESKRKKELNSFNFHSNIDLDTIGRKLSIDIDYLAYKSNVYRDFNTITLGLPISGFQSTLNKTNQNINNISTQLDMQHPLKWINLNYGMRFSFSNTKNSIDLFDTTTGALILDTNQSNIFEFKENTQAVYISGNKSFDKEKWETQIGLRVENTQTMGNSITLNQINNINYTQFFPTLYLMYKINDNKSISINYSKRIYRPSFSNLNPFRWYTSNFSYSEGNPNLRPCISNNFELNFNYKDNIGSSFSFSKETNNFGQVVILSSNEYLQKVTQLNYFDSYNIAFNQMINYRKKSWWENQNSIYIYFQHSDSKVYPLTPISNEGFGAQVNTNNNFVLNKNKTISAGFDLSYTLPYKSGDLVYNYGRTLISLYGKASFLEKNYRQPLLLKMY; this is encoded by the coding sequence ATGCAACAATTAAAACAAATTATTTTTTTACTATTTATTATAGGAAACTCGATAGTTACTAATGCACAATTTGTGATTACAGGTAAACTAATGAAAGAGAACAATCAACCTATAACAATGGCTGAAGTTATTTTATTAACTTCAGAAAATAAAGCAATTATTAGTCAATTAATAAACGAGCAAGGTGATTTTAAACTAATAAGTGAGAAAGGTAATTATACAATACAAATTAAACAATTAGAGACTATTTTAATAGAAAAGAGCATTAAATTAGATCAAGACATAAATCTAGGAATCTTATACCCAGAAATTACAAAAAAGCTAAATGAAGTTTCTATAATTACTCCTAAAAAAATAATAGAAAGGAAGGTAGATCGAGTAGTTTTTAATGTGCAAAATTCTACTAGAGCTGCAAGTGGAGATGCTCTAGAAGCTCTCAAAGTAACACCTGGAATACAAGTGCAAAATGATGGCATAACAATGATAGGAAAAAGTAGAATGGGATTAATGATAGACGGTAGATTAATGCAACTATCAGGAGATGATTTAACAAATTATCTTAAAACTATTTCTGCTGATAACATAAAATCTATTGAAGTAATAACCACTCCACCAGCAAAGTATAGCGCAGAGGGAAATAGTGGTTTAGTAAATATCATTCTTAAAAAAACAAAAAATGATAATTGGAATGCAAGCATTAAAACTAACTTTAGACAAAGTTCTTTTACAACAGGTGGTTTGGGAACTACCTTCACTTACAAAAAGAACAAAAATAGTTTTGTAATTAGTACACTTTATTCAAATGGCAGTTATAAAGGCATTGAAAATTCCACTATTTATTATCCAAATCAACAATGGCAAAATAGAGGAGAAGGAAAATACTATACTAATGTTTGGAGTAATCGTTTAGGTTATGATTATCAAATAAATAAAAAATGGAGTATTGGAATACAATATATAGGTAATGTTAACAAGCCAAATATTGATGACTCTAGTAAAGTAACTCTTACAGATAATATTACACAACAATATACAGGTAATATAAGTTCAAAAGGGGAGAGTAAAAGAAAAAAAGAATTAAATTCCTTTAATTTTCATTCCAATATAGATTTAGATACAATCGGCAGAAAATTAAGCATAGATATTGATTATTTAGCCTATAAATCAAATGTTTATCGTGATTTTAATACTATTACTTTAGGACTACCTATCTCAGGATTTCAAAGTACCCTAAACAAAACCAATCAAAATATTAATAACATTTCTACCCAATTAGATATGCAACATCCATTAAAATGGATTAATCTAAACTATGGTATGCGATTTTCATTTTCAAATACTAAAAATAGTATAGACTTATTTGATACCACTACAGGAGCCTTAATTTTGGATACAAATCAAAGTAATATTTTTGAATTTAAAGAAAATACACAAGCAGTTTACATTTCAGGAAATAAATCTTTTGATAAAGAAAAATGGGAAACCCAAATAGGTTTACGAGTTGAAAATACACAAACTATGGGAAATTCTATTACTTTAAATCAAATAAATAACATAAACTATACTCAATTTTTTCCTACTTTATATCTAATGTATAAAATAAATGATAATAAATCCATTTCTATAAATTATTCTAAAAGAATTTATAGACCTAGTTTTTCTAATTTAAATCCTTTCAGATGGTATACATCAAATTTTTCTTACTCAGAAGGGAATCCTAATTTGAGACCTTGTATCTCAAATAATTTTGAATTAAATTTTAATTATAAAGATAATATTGGATCAAGCTTTTCATTTTCAAAAGAAACTAACAATTTCGGACAAGTAGTCATTCTTAGTTCTAATGAATACTTACAAAAAGTAACACAACTTAATTATTTTGATAGTTATAACATAGCTTTTAATCAAATGATTAATTACAGAAAAAAGAGTTGGTGGGAAAACCAAAATAGTATTTATATCTATTTTCAACATTCTGATTCTAAAGTCTATCCACTTACACCTATAAGTAATGAAGGTTTTGGAGCGCAAGTAAATACTAACAATAATTTTGTCTTAAACAAAAATAAAACGATTTCTGCTGGATTTGATCTAAGTTATACTTTACCTTATAAATCAGGAGATTTAGTATATAATTACGGAAGAACATTAATAAGTCTTTATGGAAAAGCTTCCTTTTTAGAAAAAAATTACAGGCAACCATTACTATTGAAAATGTATTAA